One Kitasatospora sp. NBC_01266 genomic window carries:
- a CDS encoding ABC transporter ATP-binding protein, whose protein sequence is MARRARARRAGSVAVDAAEPAAPQTPPPVIQIRKLRKSYGHGDATVHALRGPWDQETDEPLGVSLDIEQGDFIAVMGSSGSGKSTLMNILGCLDVPTAGRYLLDGIDVGHLDEGQLSLVRNRKIGFIFQSFNLVPRTTALAQVELPLAYAGVRAAERRKRALAALSLVGLSERADHKPNELSGGQQQRVAVARALVTAPAMLLADEPTGNLDTRSTEEVLAIIDGLNATGRTVVLITHEDEVAAHAKRVIRLVDGQIISDVRQGPVVGPPPVLAQQLAAQQAGALIGGRP, encoded by the coding sequence ATGGCCCGCCGCGCGCGCGCCCGTCGCGCCGGCTCGGTGGCGGTCGACGCCGCCGAGCCCGCGGCCCCGCAGACACCGCCACCGGTCATCCAGATCCGCAAGCTGCGCAAGTCGTACGGTCACGGCGACGCGACCGTGCACGCCCTGCGCGGCCCGTGGGACCAGGAGACCGATGAGCCGCTGGGCGTCAGCCTGGACATCGAGCAGGGCGACTTCATCGCGGTCATGGGCAGTTCGGGCTCCGGCAAGTCCACCCTGATGAACATCCTGGGCTGCCTGGACGTGCCGACCGCGGGGCGCTACCTGCTGGACGGGATCGACGTCGGCCACCTGGACGAGGGGCAGCTCTCGCTGGTCCGCAACCGCAAGATCGGCTTCATCTTCCAGTCGTTCAACCTGGTCCCGCGGACCACCGCGCTGGCCCAGGTCGAACTGCCGCTCGCCTACGCGGGAGTGCGGGCCGCCGAGCGCCGCAAGCGCGCGCTGGCGGCGCTGTCCCTGGTGGGCCTGTCCGAGCGGGCCGACCACAAGCCCAACGAACTGTCCGGCGGTCAGCAGCAGCGCGTGGCGGTGGCCCGTGCCCTGGTCACCGCGCCGGCCATGCTGCTGGCCGACGAGCCGACCGGCAACCTGGACACCCGCTCCACCGAAGAGGTACTGGCGATCATCGACGGACTGAACGCGACCGGACGAACGGTCGTGCTGATCACCCATGAGGACGAGGTGGCCGCCCACGCCAAGCGGGTCATCCGCCTGGTGGACGGCCAGATCATCTCCGACGTCCGGCAGGGCCCGGTGGTCGGGCCGCCGCCCGTGCTGGCCCAGCAACTCGCCGCCCAGCAGGCCGGCGCGCTGATCGGGGGTCGACCGTGA
- a CDS encoding ABC transporter permease, which produces MLRFAFGGLAANKVRSALTMLGVLIGVASVILLLAVGNGSSTAVKNSITALGTNSLTVTSGTSGGARTAGTVKKLTVDDAKALANPTAAPDIKSVAPVVTTTATADYGDISYTPGSVIGTYPAYFETANEKVASGDYFSNDDVLNSSKVAVIGSTTAQQLFDNVNPVGKTITLGGTPLTVVGVLQTKGATGFTDPDDVVIAPLPTVQNAFTGFSSVNQILVQATSADTTTAAQNEITQILMGTHSLTDPTKLDFRVSNQASLLSTRESTGQTFTVLLGAVAAISLLVGGIGITNIMLVTVTERTREIGIRKALGAPKAVILGQFLAESTLLSVFGAGLGVAVGILGSHFSVVGIKPVVIPASVFGAFGIAVAIGLFFGSYPANRAASLRPIDALRHE; this is translated from the coding sequence ATGCTCCGCTTCGCCTTCGGTGGCCTGGCCGCCAACAAGGTGCGCTCCGCGCTCACCATGCTCGGCGTGCTGATCGGTGTCGCCTCGGTGATCCTGCTGCTGGCGGTCGGCAACGGCTCCTCGACCGCGGTGAAGAACTCGATCACCGCGCTCGGCACCAACTCGCTGACCGTCACCTCGGGCACCAGCGGCGGCGCGCGCACCGCGGGCACCGTCAAGAAGCTGACCGTGGACGACGCGAAGGCGCTGGCCAACCCGACCGCGGCGCCCGACATCAAGTCGGTCGCCCCGGTGGTCACCACCACCGCCACCGCGGACTACGGCGACATCTCGTACACCCCGGGCTCGGTGATCGGCACCTACCCGGCCTACTTCGAGACCGCCAACGAGAAGGTCGCCTCCGGCGACTACTTCAGCAACGACGACGTGCTCAACTCGAGCAAGGTCGCGGTGATCGGCTCGACCACCGCGCAGCAGCTGTTCGACAACGTGAACCCGGTGGGCAAGACGATCACCCTCGGCGGCACCCCGCTGACCGTGGTCGGCGTGCTGCAGACCAAGGGCGCCACCGGCTTCACCGACCCGGACGACGTGGTGATCGCGCCGCTGCCGACCGTGCAGAACGCCTTCACCGGCTTCAGCTCGGTCAACCAGATCCTGGTGCAGGCCACCTCGGCCGACACCACCACGGCCGCGCAGAACGAGATCACCCAGATCCTGATGGGGACCCACTCGCTGACCGACCCCACCAAGCTCGACTTCCGGGTGAGCAACCAGGCCTCCCTGCTCAGCACCCGGGAGAGCACCGGCCAGACCTTCACCGTGCTGCTCGGCGCGGTGGCCGCGATCTCGCTGCTGGTCGGCGGGATCGGGATCACCAACATCATGCTGGTCACGGTGACCGAGCGGACCCGGGAGATCGGCATCCGCAAGGCGCTGGGCGCGCCGAAGGCGGTGATCCTGGGCCAGTTCCTGGCCGAGTCGACGCTGCTGTCGGTGTTCGGCGCCGGACTCGGCGTCGCGGTGGGCATCCTCGGCTCGCACTTCAGCGTGGTCGGGATCAAACCGGTGGTGATCCCCGCCTCGGTGTTCGGCGCCTTCGGGATCGCGGTGGCGATCGGCCTCTTCTTCGGCAGCTACCCGGCCAACCGGGCCGCCTCGCTGCGTCCCATCGACGCCCTGCGGCACGAGTGA
- a CDS encoding response regulator transcription factor gives MRASGEAFLLVVDDEPNIRELLSASLRFSGFRVESAATGEEALAAIAVERPDLVVLDVMLPDLDGFTVVERLREQTRRQQIANPAGLAARPGRPRPADHLPVLFLTAKDGTEDKVHGLASGADDYVTKPFSLEELIARIRAILRRAGGPAEDGRLTVADLTLDPLAHEVTRDGRPISLSPTEFKLLHYLMANVGRVVSKAQILDHVWAYDFGGDLSIVESYISYLRRKLDSGPDHGPKLIHTVRGIGYALRRPPQHPQD, from the coding sequence GTGCGGGCCTCCGGCGAGGCCTTCCTGCTGGTGGTGGACGACGAGCCGAACATCCGCGAGCTGCTCTCCGCCTCGCTGCGCTTCTCCGGGTTCCGGGTGGAGTCGGCGGCCACCGGCGAGGAGGCGCTGGCCGCGATCGCGGTCGAGCGCCCCGACCTGGTGGTGCTCGACGTGATGCTGCCCGACCTGGACGGCTTCACCGTGGTCGAGCGGCTGCGCGAGCAGACCCGCCGCCAGCAGATCGCCAACCCGGCGGGCCTGGCCGCCCGCCCGGGGCGCCCGCGCCCGGCCGACCACCTGCCGGTGCTCTTCCTCACCGCGAAGGACGGCACCGAGGACAAGGTGCACGGCCTGGCCTCCGGCGCCGACGACTACGTGACCAAGCCGTTCAGCCTGGAGGAGCTGATCGCCCGGATCCGGGCGATCCTGCGCCGGGCCGGCGGTCCGGCCGAGGACGGCCGGCTCACCGTGGCCGATCTCACCCTCGACCCGCTGGCCCACGAGGTCACCCGGGACGGGCGCCCGATCTCGCTCTCGCCCACCGAGTTCAAGCTGCTGCACTACCTGATGGCCAACGTCGGCCGGGTGGTCTCCAAGGCGCAGATCCTGGACCACGTCTGGGCCTACGACTTCGGCGGCGACCTGAGCATCGTCGAGTCCTACATCTCCTACCTGCGCCGCAAGCTGGACTCGGGTCCCGACCACGGGCCCAAGCTGATCCACACCGTGCGCGGTATCGGCTACGCGCTGCGCCGGCCGCCGCAGCACCCGCAGGACTGA
- a CDS encoding sensor histidine kinase — MRGWPRGRQRDPARPRRSFAARLPGLRPGRVLRGTGRLSLRARLLALTLVLVTTGLAVSDVVVLGTVRKQLIGQVDQQLERFGTSLGHHNGEHPLQGAAKPGDPTSGVFKRPQGESGLPSEFEVRMLSADGSVQRAYRQPIAATDPEPDVSGLTGASLLAHVDKRFDLPGSRDSRWRALILPDQHSSGAPTGPNSASYVMIAISLDDVNSAVAKLGDAFLAIGGAVLLLIAGLGTFAVRAGLKPLRRIERGTELISAGELSYRMPELPPSTEVGRLSLALNGMLDQIESAFAAQAASEARMRRFVADASHELRTPLAGIRGFAELYRMGALASDTDVKRTMDRIESEAVRMGGLVEDLLTLARLDEERPLDLAPMDLRTLAADALHDLTALDPTRQVSLTGPGGTGSPGAAAVLGDESRLRQVVTNLVGNAVKHTPRGTAVRIGVGTRADGCVLEVADSGPGLTRDQAERVFERFYRVDASRSRHEGGGAGLGLAIATAFARAHGGALTLDTALGAGATFRLTLPRSSGE, encoded by the coding sequence GTGCGGGGCTGGCCGCGCGGGCGGCAGCGGGATCCGGCACGGCCGCGTCGCTCGTTCGCGGCGCGGCTGCCCGGGCTGCGTCCGGGCCGGGTGCTGCGCGGCACCGGCCGGCTGTCGCTGCGGGCCCGGCTGCTCGCGCTCACCCTGGTGCTGGTCACCACCGGGCTCGCGGTCAGCGACGTGGTGGTGCTCGGCACCGTGCGCAAGCAGTTGATCGGCCAGGTCGACCAGCAGCTGGAGCGGTTCGGCACCTCGCTGGGCCACCACAACGGGGAGCACCCGCTGCAGGGCGCCGCCAAGCCCGGTGACCCGACCAGCGGCGTCTTCAAGCGTCCGCAGGGCGAGTCCGGCCTGCCCAGCGAGTTCGAGGTCCGGATGCTGTCGGCGGACGGCAGCGTGCAGCGCGCCTACCGCCAGCCGATCGCGGCCACCGACCCCGAACCCGACGTGTCCGGTCTCACCGGGGCGAGCCTGCTCGCCCACGTCGACAAGCGCTTCGACCTGCCCGGCTCCCGGGACAGCCGCTGGCGGGCGCTGATCCTGCCGGACCAGCACAGCTCAGGCGCGCCGACCGGCCCCAACTCCGCGTCCTACGTGATGATCGCGATCTCGCTGGACGACGTGAACTCCGCCGTCGCGAAGCTCGGTGACGCCTTCCTCGCGATCGGCGGCGCGGTGCTGCTGCTGATCGCCGGGCTCGGCACCTTCGCGGTGCGCGCCGGGCTGAAGCCGCTGCGCCGGATCGAGCGTGGCACCGAGCTGATCTCGGCCGGCGAACTCTCCTACCGGATGCCGGAGTTGCCGCCGAGCACCGAGGTCGGCCGGCTCTCGCTGGCGCTGAACGGGATGCTCGACCAGATCGAGTCCGCGTTCGCCGCCCAGGCCGCCTCGGAGGCGCGGATGCGGCGCTTCGTCGCGGACGCCTCGCACGAGCTGCGCACTCCGCTGGCGGGCATCCGCGGCTTCGCCGAGCTCTACCGGATGGGCGCGCTGGCCTCGGACACCGACGTCAAGCGGACCATGGACCGGATCGAGAGCGAGGCGGTCCGGATGGGCGGCCTGGTCGAGGACCTGCTCACGCTGGCCCGGCTGGACGAGGAGCGTCCGCTCGACCTGGCCCCGATGGACCTGCGCACGCTGGCCGCCGACGCGCTGCACGACCTCACCGCGCTGGACCCCACCCGCCAGGTCTCGCTCACCGGACCCGGCGGCACCGGCTCGCCGGGCGCCGCCGCCGTGCTCGGCGACGAGTCCCGGCTGCGCCAGGTGGTCACCAACCTGGTCGGCAACGCGGTCAAGCACACCCCGCGCGGCACCGCCGTGCGGATCGGCGTGGGCACCCGCGCGGACGGCTGCGTGCTCGAAGTCGCCGACTCCGGACCAGGTCTGACGCGTGATCAGGCCGAGCGCGTCTTCGAGCGCTTCTACCGCGTCGACGCCTCCCGCAGCCGGCACGAGGGCGGCGGCGCCGGCCTCGGACTGGCCATCGCCACCGCGTTCGCCCGCGCCCACGGCGGCGCCCTCACCCTGGACACCGCCCTCGGCGCGGGGGCGACCTTCCGGCTCACCCTGCCCCGTTCCAGCGGCGAGTAG